A single genomic interval of Primulina huaijiensis isolate GDHJ02 chromosome 7, ASM1229523v2, whole genome shotgun sequence harbors:
- the LOC140981564 gene encoding secreted RxLR effector protein 161-like — protein MCAIFQADPNQSHYLAAKHILKYLKGTQNVGLWYAKDSTFNLVGYSDADYAGCELDRKNTSRSCQYLEDRLISWFRKKQKFIATSTSAAEYLAARSCCAQLLWIQRQLKDYGIIVVESQILCDNTSTIAITYNPVLHSRTKQIDVRHHFMKDYALKKAIKLKYISIGQQAADIFTKPLPETKFSYFRNILGLIVLS, from the coding sequence ATGTGTGCCATATTTCAAGCTGATCCTAATCAATCGCATTATTTAGCTGCCAAAcacatattgaaatatcttaaaggaaCACAAAATGTAGGATTATGGTATGCCAAAgattcaacttttaatttagttggatattcagatgcggATTATGCAGGATGTGAGCTTGATCGAAAAAACACCAGTAGATCATGTCAGTATCTAGAAGACAGACTGATTTCATGGTTCAGAAAGAAGCAAAAATTCATAGCAACTTCCACATCTgcagcagaatatcttgctgctagAAGCTGTTGTGCTCagctgctctggattcagcgaCAACTAAAAGATTATGGAATCATTGTAGTAGAATCACAAATTTTATGTGATAATACCAGCACGATTGCAATTACatacaatccagttcttcactccagGACCAAACAaattgatgtcagacatcacttcatgaAAGATTATGCTTTGAAGAAGGCAATAAAGCTGAAGTACATTTCAATTGGACAACAAGCTGCTGACATTTTCACTAAGCCACTTcctgagactaagttttcttactttcgaaatattcttggtttaattgttCTGTCTTAA
- the LOC140980732 gene encoding uncharacterized CRM domain-containing protein At3g25440, chloroplastic isoform X1 has protein sequence MAIRFLAYKSQFLKSPFANYLYLLPLFCQSRPILHNTREMYLYRIFDRSNLVAAEKSFHCEKELRRYILAGVSWIHSGRVLTNPEPMVDQSGRNDTFCDDSSQVTEKKRKRPKGKRAMVRWLKFFRYKKKKDYERMTPEERVLYKLTKARRKEERLLEGLDKIEPKESSETTHDPEILTPEEHFYYLKMGEKCKNYVPVGRRGIYQGVILNMHLHWKKHQTLKVIVKTFSPEEVKEIAVELARLSGGIVLDIQEENIIIMYRGKNYSQPPTEIMSPRTTLPRKKAFDKSKYRDALRAVKKYIPKLEQDLELLQSQAERKTCTEEKQLVGICNVDSGGDSEGSKRLKELLDKSGEVIGDDVSMIGSGMDSESESLSDIFETDTDHEDEEKEEKHLYLEEFDKFSVRTDREEKFIYHKHQVSSNSPQEKPNEKDAELSDLDEVDRLVLRAASLLKKKGN, from the exons ATGGCGATCAGATTTTTGGCATATAAATCTCAATTCCTCAAAAGTCCCTTTGCCAATTATCTCTACCTTTTACCCCTCTTCTGCCAATCCCGCCCCATACTTCATAACACCAG gGAGATGTATCTATACAGGATATTTGACAGATCCAATTTAGTTGCCGCTGAGAAATCTTTCCACTGTGAAAAGGAACTTCGAAGATATATTCTTGCAGGTGTTTCTTGGATTCATTCGGGTCGAGTTTTGACGAATCCGGAGCCTATGGTGGATCAGAGTGGAAGAAATGATACTTTCTGTGATGATTCGAGCCAGGTTAcggagaagaagaggaaaagGCCGAAAGGAAAGCGAGCGATGGTAAGATGGTTGAAGTTTTTTAGGTATAAGAAGAAGAAAGACTATGAAAGAATGACCCCAGAAGAAAGGGTCTTATACAAATTAACGAAG GCTAGGAGAAAAGAGGAAAGATTGCTTGAAGGTCTTGATAAAATTGAGCCCAAGGAATCATCAGAAACTACACACGACCCAGAAATATTAACCCCCGAAGAACACTTCTACTATTTGAAGATGGGTGAGAAATGCAAGAATTATGTCCCTGTTGGAAGACGTGGAATCTATCAGGGTGTGATATTGAACATGCACTTACATTGGAAAAAGCACCAGACACTGAAAGTTATAGTGAAGACATTTTCTCCAGAAGAGGTGAAGGAGATTGCTGTCGAGTTAGCAAGACTGAGTGGAGGCATTGTGCTCGATATACAAGAAGAGAACATTATTATTATGTACAGGGGGAAAAACTACTCTCAGCCACCAACAGAGATAATGTCTCCCAGGACAACTCTCCCAAGAAAGAAG GCTTTTGATAAATCCAAATACAGGGATGCTTTGAGAGCAGTAAAAAAATACATACCAAAACTTGAGCAGGACTTAGAGCTGCTTCAATCGCAGGCTGAAAGGAAAACATGTACCGAGGAAAAGCAATTAGTTGGTATTTGTAATGTTGATTCTGGTGGTGATTCTGAAGGATCAAAGAGACTGAAAGAATTGTTGGATAAAAGTGGCGAAGTTATCGGCGATGATGTGTCAATGATTGGATCTGGCATGGATTCTGAGTCTGAATCACTGTCAGATATTTTTGAGACAGACACTGACCATGAGGAtgaggaaaaagaagaaaaacatctTTACTTGGAGGAGTTTGACAAGTTTTCAGTGCGTACTGATAGAGAGGAAAAATTTATATACCATAAGCACCAAGTATCTTCCAATTCTCCACAAGAGAAACCAAATGAAAAAGATGCTGAGTTGTCGGATCTTGATGAGGTTGACAGATTAGTTTTACGAGCTGCCTCTCTTTTGAAGAAAAAGGGGAACTAG
- the LOC140980732 gene encoding uncharacterized CRM domain-containing protein At3g25440, chloroplastic isoform X2, which translates to MAIRFLAYKSQFLKSPFANYLYLLPLFCQSRPILHNTRIFDRSNLVAAEKSFHCEKELRRYILAGVSWIHSGRVLTNPEPMVDQSGRNDTFCDDSSQVTEKKRKRPKGKRAMVRWLKFFRYKKKKDYERMTPEERVLYKLTKARRKEERLLEGLDKIEPKESSETTHDPEILTPEEHFYYLKMGEKCKNYVPVGRRGIYQGVILNMHLHWKKHQTLKVIVKTFSPEEVKEIAVELARLSGGIVLDIQEENIIIMYRGKNYSQPPTEIMSPRTTLPRKKAFDKSKYRDALRAVKKYIPKLEQDLELLQSQAERKTCTEEKQLVGICNVDSGGDSEGSKRLKELLDKSGEVIGDDVSMIGSGMDSESESLSDIFETDTDHEDEEKEEKHLYLEEFDKFSVRTDREEKFIYHKHQVSSNSPQEKPNEKDAELSDLDEVDRLVLRAASLLKKKGN; encoded by the exons ATGGCGATCAGATTTTTGGCATATAAATCTCAATTCCTCAAAAGTCCCTTTGCCAATTATCTCTACCTTTTACCCCTCTTCTGCCAATCCCGCCCCATACTTCATAACACCAG GATATTTGACAGATCCAATTTAGTTGCCGCTGAGAAATCTTTCCACTGTGAAAAGGAACTTCGAAGATATATTCTTGCAGGTGTTTCTTGGATTCATTCGGGTCGAGTTTTGACGAATCCGGAGCCTATGGTGGATCAGAGTGGAAGAAATGATACTTTCTGTGATGATTCGAGCCAGGTTAcggagaagaagaggaaaagGCCGAAAGGAAAGCGAGCGATGGTAAGATGGTTGAAGTTTTTTAGGTATAAGAAGAAGAAAGACTATGAAAGAATGACCCCAGAAGAAAGGGTCTTATACAAATTAACGAAG GCTAGGAGAAAAGAGGAAAGATTGCTTGAAGGTCTTGATAAAATTGAGCCCAAGGAATCATCAGAAACTACACACGACCCAGAAATATTAACCCCCGAAGAACACTTCTACTATTTGAAGATGGGTGAGAAATGCAAGAATTATGTCCCTGTTGGAAGACGTGGAATCTATCAGGGTGTGATATTGAACATGCACTTACATTGGAAAAAGCACCAGACACTGAAAGTTATAGTGAAGACATTTTCTCCAGAAGAGGTGAAGGAGATTGCTGTCGAGTTAGCAAGACTGAGTGGAGGCATTGTGCTCGATATACAAGAAGAGAACATTATTATTATGTACAGGGGGAAAAACTACTCTCAGCCACCAACAGAGATAATGTCTCCCAGGACAACTCTCCCAAGAAAGAAG GCTTTTGATAAATCCAAATACAGGGATGCTTTGAGAGCAGTAAAAAAATACATACCAAAACTTGAGCAGGACTTAGAGCTGCTTCAATCGCAGGCTGAAAGGAAAACATGTACCGAGGAAAAGCAATTAGTTGGTATTTGTAATGTTGATTCTGGTGGTGATTCTGAAGGATCAAAGAGACTGAAAGAATTGTTGGATAAAAGTGGCGAAGTTATCGGCGATGATGTGTCAATGATTGGATCTGGCATGGATTCTGAGTCTGAATCACTGTCAGATATTTTTGAGACAGACACTGACCATGAGGAtgaggaaaaagaagaaaaacatctTTACTTGGAGGAGTTTGACAAGTTTTCAGTGCGTACTGATAGAGAGGAAAAATTTATATACCATAAGCACCAAGTATCTTCCAATTCTCCACAAGAGAAACCAAATGAAAAAGATGCTGAGTTGTCGGATCTTGATGAGGTTGACAGATTAGTTTTACGAGCTGCCTCTCTTTTGAAGAAAAAGGGGAACTAG